The genome window ACGCTGGCCGAGCCCATGACCTCGGCGGAGAGCAGGTGCGGCTTGAGCGCCCGCCCGGCGCCGGAGGTGCCGGTGACCGCGACCACGACGACCTCGGGGTCGACCAGGCCCGCCGCCAGCGCGGGCGCGATGGTCAGCGACGAGACGGTCGGGAAGCAGCCGGGCACCGCCACCCGGCGGGCGCCGGTGAGCCGCTGCCGCAGCCCGGGCAGCTCCGGGACGCCGTAGGGCCAGGTGCCGGGGTGCTCGCCGCCGTACCAGCGGGCCCAGTCGGTCGGGTCGTTGAGCCGGTGGTCGGCGCCGCAGTCGATGACCACGGTGTCGTCGCCGAGCTCGGCGGCGATGGCGGCCGAGTGGCCGTGCGGCAGCGCCAGGAAGACGACGTCGTGGCCGCTGAGCTGCGCGGTCGTGGTGTCGGCCAGCACGCGGTCGGCCAGCGGCAGCAGGTTCGGGTGGTGCGCACCCAGCTCGCTGCCCGCGTTGCCGCCCGCCGTGAGCGCGCCGATCTCGACCTCGGGGTGCGACAGCAACAGGCGCAGGAGTTCCCCGCCCGCGTAGCCGCTCGCACCCGCAACCGCCACCCGAACTGTCATACGGATGATTATGCACTCCTATGCAACATCAATCAACTTGAAGTCCCGGTGGGGCCTCCTCCGCGTTACGTGGAGACTTCAAAGTCTCCGCCATCGCCATGAACCGCTCGGCCAGATCAAG of Saccharopolyspora erythraea contains these proteins:
- the argC gene encoding N-acetyl-gamma-glutamyl-phosphate reductase → MTVRVAVAGASGYAGGELLRLLLSHPEVEIGALTAGGNAGSELGAHHPNLLPLADRVLADTTTAQLSGHDVVFLALPHGHSAAIAAELGDDTVVIDCGADHRLNDPTDWARWYGGEHPGTWPYGVPELPGLRQRLTGARRVAVPGCFPTVSSLTIAPALAAGLVDPEVVVVAVTGTSGAGRALKPHLLSAEVMGSASVYGVGGAHRHTPELIQNLSAAGGEPVRVSFTPVLAPMARGILATCSAALRADTDAEAVRKVYLDAYGDEPFVHVLPEGTWPQTSATLGANTVHLQVTVDPDAGRLVAVGAVDNLTKGTAGGAVQCMNLALGLPESTGLPLVGVAP